The following proteins are encoded in a genomic region of Bosea beijingensis:
- a CDS encoding Lrp/AsnC family transcriptional regulator encodes MAEPTAHDLDAFDRAILAILQQDNTTPQRVIGERVNLSAPAVQRRIRRMEATGVIKANVAVVDPTALGHPITVFVEVELVSETAPDIDAAKSAFLAAPEVQQCYYVTGEVDFMLVVLVPSMAAYEALTRRLFFANPNIRKFRSFVAMDRVKTGLGVPIA; translated from the coding sequence ATGGCCGAGCCGACCGCTCACGACCTCGACGCTTTCGACCGGGCGATCCTCGCCATCCTCCAGCAGGACAACACCACACCGCAGCGGGTGATTGGCGAGCGCGTCAACCTGTCGGCGCCGGCCGTGCAGCGCCGCATTCGCCGGATGGAGGCGACCGGTGTGATCAAGGCGAATGTCGCGGTGGTCGATCCCACCGCGCTCGGCCATCCGATCACTGTTTTCGTCGAGGTCGAATTGGTCAGCGAGACGGCGCCCGATATCGACGCGGCCAAGAGCGCCTTCCTCGCCGCGCCCGAAGTACAGCAATGCTACTACGTCACCGGCGAAGTCGATTTCATGCTGGTCGTGCTGGTGCCGAGCATGGCGGCCTATGAGGCGCTGACGCGGCGCCTGTTCTTCGCCAATCCCAACATCCGCAAGTTCCGCTCCTTCGTCGCGATGGACCGGGTCAAGACCGGGCTTGGCGTGCCGATCGCCTAG
- a CDS encoding chloride channel protein encodes MITVKATEPPAGTGDAPQGWRALVRSSEIGIVVLACLVGVLAGLVVLAMSFTTQLLHEIIFGLARGQHLSITTTIPAWRAIAGPVLGGLAIGFASWLFFRRRKQPIDPIEANALHGGRMSFRDSVFVALQTMGSSGAGASVGLEAGYTQAASGLASHIGRRLRLRRADMRLMVGCAAGGAIGAAFDAPLTGAFYAFELILGSYSIAAFVPVMAATFMATVTHSLLAPSLLAVEVPSIGTITMANLPLVVLLGAACGLVGIVVMRAAAFVEAGFRRSQIPTWLRPAFGGLVVGALAVWNPSVFSAGHGAINLYLSMEASLLLFALVLIAKALASSVSIGSGFRGGLFFASLLLGVLTGRLFIGVLTLVFPNLAGHETLFALVGMSSLAVSIVGGPMTMTLLALEMTGDLKLTLAVVGAAGAASLVTRRLFGFSFATWRFHLRGESIRGAHDVGWMRDLTAGSMMRLEVPKIAADASIAEARLKYPPGSTSYLVAIGPGDAYAGMVPPGALYEPDPALDEEAAAEPAPRTVRHLLRNPNRMLLADMSVRDTLKLFEEAESEALPVVADRETRRIVGILSEAHAIKRYSDEVSRRNRELTGE; translated from the coding sequence GTGATCACCGTGAAAGCCACAGAACCGCCGGCCGGGACAGGCGATGCGCCGCAGGGCTGGCGCGCGCTCGTCCGCTCCAGCGAGATCGGCATCGTGGTTCTCGCTTGCCTGGTCGGTGTGCTGGCCGGGCTCGTCGTGCTGGCGATGTCCTTCACGACGCAGCTCCTGCATGAAATTATCTTCGGCCTCGCCCGTGGCCAGCACCTCTCGATCACGACGACGATCCCCGCCTGGCGGGCCATCGCCGGCCCGGTGCTCGGCGGCCTCGCCATCGGCTTTGCCTCCTGGCTGTTCTTCCGTCGCCGCAAGCAGCCGATCGATCCGATCGAGGCCAATGCGCTGCATGGCGGGCGCATGTCCTTCCGCGACAGCGTCTTCGTCGCGCTCCAGACCATGGGGTCCAGTGGTGCCGGCGCCTCTGTCGGACTCGAAGCCGGCTATACGCAGGCCGCGAGCGGGCTCGCCTCGCATATCGGCCGACGCCTGCGTCTGCGCCGGGCGGACATGCGCCTCATGGTCGGCTGTGCGGCCGGCGGCGCGATCGGCGCGGCCTTCGATGCGCCCCTGACCGGCGCCTTCTACGCTTTCGAACTGATCCTCGGCAGCTACTCGATCGCCGCCTTCGTGCCGGTGATGGCCGCGACCTTCATGGCGACCGTCACGCACAGCCTGCTCGCGCCCTCGCTGCTCGCGGTCGAGGTGCCGTCGATCGGCACGATCACCATGGCCAACCTGCCGCTGGTCGTCCTGCTTGGCGCCGCCTGCGGGCTCGTCGGCATCGTCGTGATGCGCGCCGCCGCCTTCGTGGAGGCCGGCTTCAGGCGCTCGCAAATTCCGACCTGGCTGCGGCCGGCCTTCGGCGGCCTCGTCGTCGGCGCGCTCGCGGTCTGGAACCCCTCGGTGTTTTCCGCTGGCCATGGCGCGATCAATCTCTATCTCAGCATGGAAGCCAGCCTGCTGCTCTTCGCGCTGGTGCTCATCGCCAAGGCTTTGGCCTCCTCGGTCTCGATTGGCTCCGGCTTCCGCGGCGGCCTGTTCTTCGCCTCGCTGCTGCTTGGCGTGCTGACCGGGCGCCTCTTCATCGGCGTGCTGACGCTCGTCTTCCCGAACCTCGCCGGACACGAGACGCTGTTTGCATTGGTGGGGATGAGCTCGCTCGCGGTCTCGATCGTCGGCGGCCCGATGACGATGACGCTGCTGGCGCTCGAGATGACCGGCGATCTCAAGCTGACGCTGGCCGTGGTCGGGGCCGCCGGCGCGGCCTCGCTCGTCACGCGCCGCCTCTTCGGCTTCTCCTTCGCGACCTGGCGCTTCCATCTGCGCGGCGAGAGCATCCGCGGCGCCCATGACGTCGGCTGGATGCGTGATCTCACGGCCGGCAGCATGATGCGCCTCGAGGTGCCGAAGATTGCCGCCGACGCCTCCATTGCCGAGGCGCGGCTGAAATACCCGCCGGGTTCGACCAGCTATCTCGTCGCGATCGGCCCCGGCGACGCCTATGCCGGCATGGTGCCGCCCGGCGCGCTCTACGAGCCGGACCCGGCTCTGGACGAGGAGGCTGCGGCCGAGCCCGCGCCGCGCACCGTGCGCCATCTCCTGCGCAACCCGAACCGGATGCTGCTCGCCGACATGTCGGTGCGTGACACGCTGAAGCTGTTCGAGGAGGCCGAAAGCGAGGCCTTGCCGGTCGTGGCGGATCGCGAGACCCGCCGCATCGTCGGCATCCTCAGCGAGGCGCACGCGATCAAGCGCTACAGCGATGAGGTCAGCCGCCGGAATCGCGAGCTGACGGGGGAGTAG
- a CDS encoding 2'-5' RNA ligase family protein encodes MTVRIHSLWLMPAPADEALLVGIVGDLSGRFRTPLFAPHLTLQGDTETTPAELQRAIAATAGAVEAFAEPVSVVEGSDAYFRSFYARFAVSPALAKLKQALDPEGFASFMPHVSLLYGEVEAAAKAAAIAEINTRLAGRAIRFDRVGIVTSGQDVPIADWRVVASIALRSD; translated from the coding sequence ATGACAGTGCGGATTCATTCTCTCTGGCTGATGCCGGCGCCTGCCGACGAAGCGCTGCTGGTCGGGATCGTCGGAGATCTGTCCGGCCGTTTCCGCACCCCTCTCTTCGCCCCGCATCTGACATTGCAGGGCGACACCGAGACGACGCCTGCAGAACTCCAACGCGCCATCGCGGCGACCGCCGGAGCAGTCGAAGCGTTTGCGGAACCGGTCTCCGTCGTTGAAGGGAGCGATGCCTATTTCCGCTCGTTCTATGCCCGTTTCGCGGTCTCGCCGGCCCTGGCGAAGCTGAAGCAGGCGCTCGATCCCGAGGGCTTCGCCAGCTTCATGCCGCATGTCTCGCTGCTCTACGGGGAGGTCGAGGCTGCGGCGAAGGCCGCGGCCATCGCCGAGATCAACACCCGCCTCGCCGGCCGCGCCATCCGCTTCGACCGCGTGGGCATCGTGACATCGGGGCAGGACGTGCCGATCGCGGACTGGCGTGTCGTCGCGAGCATCGCGCTGCGTTCGGACTGA
- a CDS encoding ABC transporter ATP-binding protein, with protein MQPETQARAGSGAAIGVRGLKVAYGGTRVLHGIDLDFTPGSFTALLGSSGCGKTTLLRSLSGFVPVEDGSIVVGGKDVAGLPPEKRGMAMVFQSYALWPHMTVLQNIGYGLKLRGRSKAEIVAKVGEMLNFLGLAGYEDRKVTALSGGQRQRVALGRALAIDPGILLLDEPLSNLDAKIRMVMRHEIRAIQQRLGLTAVHVTHDREEAMTMADRLVIMQAGHIAQVGTPEEVYDRPASAFVANFMGAENVLPLSVNRGEGQASVTSGAARATLAGEAAAALPNGEALAYFRDDVASLDAHDAAAGDGDLVVPGTIAARAYPGGIYRYKVEAAGRQITVDDVARHELGTKVGLRIPLQRLHIFPATEAGIAA; from the coding sequence TTGCAGCCGGAAACGCAAGCCAGAGCGGGGAGCGGCGCGGCCATCGGCGTGCGCGGTCTCAAGGTCGCCTATGGCGGCACCCGTGTGCTGCACGGCATCGATCTCGACTTCACGCCCGGCAGTTTCACCGCGCTTCTCGGTTCGTCCGGCTGCGGCAAGACTACGCTGCTGCGCTCGCTCTCCGGCTTCGTTCCGGTCGAGGACGGCTCGATCGTCGTCGGCGGCAAGGATGTCGCTGGCTTGCCGCCGGAAAAGCGCGGCATGGCCATGGTCTTCCAGTCCTATGCGCTCTGGCCGCATATGACCGTTCTCCAGAACATCGGCTACGGCCTCAAGCTGCGCGGCAGGTCCAAGGCCGAGATCGTCGCCAAGGTCGGCGAGATGCTGAATTTCCTCGGCCTTGCCGGCTATGAGGATCGCAAGGTCACGGCGCTCTCCGGCGGCCAGCGCCAGCGTGTCGCGCTCGGCCGGGCGCTCGCCATCGATCCCGGCATCCTGCTGCTCGATGAGCCGCTCTCCAATCTCGACGCCAAGATCCGCATGGTGATGCGTCACGAGATCCGCGCCATTCAGCAGCGGCTCGGCCTCACCGCCGTCCATGTCACCCATGACCGTGAGGAGGCCATGACCATGGCCGACCGGCTGGTCATCATGCAGGCCGGCCACATCGCCCAGGTCGGCACGCCCGAGGAGGTCTATGACCGCCCGGCCAGTGCTTTCGTCGCCAATTTCATGGGTGCCGAGAACGTGCTGCCGCTCAGCGTAAATCGCGGCGAGGGCCAGGCGTCCGTCACCTCCGGCGCAGCCCGCGCGACACTTGCCGGCGAAGCCGCCGCCGCCCTGCCGAACGGCGAGGCGCTTGCCTATTTCCGCGACGATGTCGCGAGCCTCGACGCGCATGACGCGGCGGCTGGCGACGGCGATCTCGTCGTGCCCGGCACCATCGCCGCGCGCGCCTATCCCGGTGGCATCTACCGCTACAAGGTCGAAGCCGCCGGCCGCCAGATTACGGTCGACGATGTCGCCCGTCACGAACTCGGAACGAAGGTCGGGCTGCGCATTCCGCTGCAGCGCCTCCACATCTTCCCGGCGACCGAGGCCGGGATTGCCGCCTGA